Proteins from a genomic interval of Danio rerio strain Tuebingen ecotype United States chromosome 4, GRCz12tu, whole genome shotgun sequence:
- the slco1f3 gene encoding solute carrier organic anion transporter family, member 1F3 isoform X1, which translates to MEGSPYGMEYSDRNQKTKCCSTSLKIFIGALAFCYFSKSLTGFYTKSTITQIERRFEIPSSTVGIIDGSFEMGNILVITLVSYVGAKFHRPKIIGAGVLLMGIGTLLMASPHFIMGRYRYGTAATHTNDAGNFTVISTCSSDSQETLQKPYSGCQQEESGRSPLWVMVLLGNAMRGIGEASIVPLGMSFIDDYARPENSAFYIGCLNTLGVIGPIFGFMLGSLCANLYVDIDSVFQASVTITPQDSRWVGAWWLGYVVSGLLTLLAAFPLWFFPRALPENSQISELNHPPQQHKTIPSLTEIVKDFPPSFKHLLTNKIYILYLAHSIVAFNDFAIGASYTPKYLEQQFGQSASKTNFLIGATSVPGVALGIFLSGLMMKRFKWDLLTSARVNLYAGVAMLFLAVPFFALSCGNLEVAGVTVPYQGSKEVQGVISDVLPSCNDDCGCPDIHWDPVCGENGVTYISPCHAGCSSTQGAGRNMTFHDCRCIQSWGLSVGNSSAVLGQCSRDPKCNRMFYIYLGLQSLAFFVYSLGTVPYFTLSLRIVDPELKSISVGMLLFTVRVLGGIPAPIYFGSLIDSTCLKWGRTKSCGRGACRIYDIETFRFLFQGLTIGLRVLAYSLLWIATIEIQRKMKSDKQLSRDTELQKCPSNDPEHEETIK; encoded by the exons ATGGAAGGCAGTCCATATGGGATGGAATATTCAGACAGAAATCAGAAAACCAAATGCTGCTCCACAAGTCTAAAG ATCTTTATTGGCGCTCTCGCCTTCTGTTACTTCTCTAAATCCCTGACGGGGTTTTACACCAAAAGCACCATCACTCAGATTGAGAGGCGGTTTGAGATCCCGAGCTCCACCGTTGGTATCATTGATGGCAGCTTCGAAATGG GTAATATACTGGTCATTACCCTGGTAAGCTATGTTGGCGCTAAGTTTCACAGGCCCAAGATCATTGGAGCAGGGGTTCTGCTGATGGGTATAGGAACACTGCTAATGGCTTCACCTCATTTCATTATGGGCCG gTACAGGTATGGTACAGCTGCCACCCACACTAATGATGCTGGTAATTTCACTGTGATCTCTACATGCTCATCCGACTCTCAGGAAACTCTTCAAAAGCCTTACTCTG GATGCCAACAAGAGGAATCTGGAAGGTCACCCTTGTGGGTGATGGTGCTTTTGGGAAACGCTATGCGTGGGATCGGGGAAGCCAGCATCGTCCCTCTGGGAATGTCATTCATAGATGATTATGCACGGCCAGAAAACTCTGCTTTTTACATTG GTTGTCTGAACACACTTGGAGTGATTGGGCCAATTTTCGGTTTCATGCTTGGATCTCTATGTGCTAATCTTTATGTGGATATTGACTCAGTGTTTCAAG CAAGCGTGACCATCACACCGCAGGACTCTCGCTGGGTTGGGGCTTGGTGGTTGGGTTATGTGGTGTCTGGCCTGTTGACTCTCCTTGCTGCTTTTCCTTTGTGGTTCTTTCCAAGAGCTCTACCTGAAAATTCCCAAATTTCTGAGCTAAACCACCCCCCGCAACAGCACAAAACCATCCCCAGCCTTACAGAGATAGTCAAAG ATTTTCCACCATCCTTTAAGCATCTACTTACCAACAAGATTTACATTCTGTACCTAGCTCACAGTATTGTGGCATTTAACGACTTTGCCATAGGGGCGTCATACACACCGAAGTATCTGGAACAGCAGTTTGGACAGAGCGCATCCAAAACCAACTTTCTCATAG GAGCGACATCTGTTCCAGGAGTGGCTCTGGGTATTTTCCTGAGTGGGTTGATGATGAAGAGGTTTAAATGGGATCTGCTGACATCTGCAAGAGTGAACTTGTACGCTGGTGTTGCCATGTTGTTTTTGGCCGTACCTTTCTTCGCTCTCAGCTGCGGAAATCTAGAAGTTGCAGGGGTTACAGTGCCCTATCAAGG ATCTAAAGAAGTTCAAGGTGTAATAAGTGATGTACTCCCTTCTTGCAATGATGACTGTGGGTGTCCAGACATCCATTGGGATCCAGTGTGTGGAGAGAATGGAGTGACCTACATCTCCCCTTGCCATGCGGGCTGTAGTTCCACCCAGGGTGCAGGACGGAATATG ACATTCCATGACTGCAGGTGTATTCAGAGCTGGGGACTGAGCGTTGGCAACTCCTCTGCAGTGCTTGGCCAGTGTTCAAGAGATCCCAAATGCAACAGAATGTTCTACATTTATTTGGGATTGCAGTCTTTGGCCTTCTTTGTGTACAGTCTTGGCACTGTTCCCTATTTCACCTTGTCTTTGAG GATTGTGGACCCTGAGCTGAAGTCAATCTCTGTGGGAATGTTACTGTTCACTGTAAGAGTTTTGG GTGGTATTCCTGCTCCCATTTACTTTGGAAGTCTTATTGACTCTACCTGTCTGAAATGGGGCAGGACTAAATCTTGTGGAAGAGGTGCCTGCAGAATTTATGACATTGAGACATTCAG GTTTCTCTTTCAGGGACTGACCATCGGTCTTCGAGTATTAGCCTATTCCCTCCTCTGGATAGCCACTATAGAGATACAGAGAAAAATGAAGAGTGATAAACAATTGTCCAGAGACACAGAACTCCAAAAGTGTCCATCCAACGATCCAGAACACGAGGAGACTATAAAATAA
- the slco1f3 gene encoding solute carrier organic anion transporter family, member 1F3 isoform X2 yields MEGSPYGMEYSDRNQKTKCCSTSLKIFIGALAFCYFSKSLTGFYTKSTITQIERRFEIPSSTVGIIDGSFEMGNILVITLVSYVGAKFHRPKIIGAGVLLMGIGTLLMASPHFIMGRYRYGTAATHTNDAGNFTVISTCSSDSQETLQKPYSGCQQEESGRSPLWVMVLLGNAMRGIGEASIVPLGMSFIDDYARPENSAFYIGCLNTLGVIGPIFGFMLGSLCANLYVDIDSVFQASVTITPQDSRWVGAWWLGYVVSGLLTLLAAFPLWFFPRALPENSQISELNHPPQQHKTIPSLTEIVKGATSVPGVALGIFLSGLMMKRFKWDLLTSARVNLYAGVAMLFLAVPFFALSCGNLEVAGVTVPYQGSKEVQGVISDVLPSCNDDCGCPDIHWDPVCGENGVTYISPCHAGCSSTQGAGRNMTFHDCRCIQSWGLSVGNSSAVLGQCSRDPKCNRMFYIYLGLQSLAFFVYSLGTVPYFTLSLRIVDPELKSISVGMLLFTVRVLGGIPAPIYFGSLIDSTCLKWGRTKSCGRGACRIYDIETFRFLFQGLTIGLRVLAYSLLWIATIEIQRKMKSDKQLSRDTELQKCPSNDPEHEETIK; encoded by the exons ATGGAAGGCAGTCCATATGGGATGGAATATTCAGACAGAAATCAGAAAACCAAATGCTGCTCCACAAGTCTAAAG ATCTTTATTGGCGCTCTCGCCTTCTGTTACTTCTCTAAATCCCTGACGGGGTTTTACACCAAAAGCACCATCACTCAGATTGAGAGGCGGTTTGAGATCCCGAGCTCCACCGTTGGTATCATTGATGGCAGCTTCGAAATGG GTAATATACTGGTCATTACCCTGGTAAGCTATGTTGGCGCTAAGTTTCACAGGCCCAAGATCATTGGAGCAGGGGTTCTGCTGATGGGTATAGGAACACTGCTAATGGCTTCACCTCATTTCATTATGGGCCG gTACAGGTATGGTACAGCTGCCACCCACACTAATGATGCTGGTAATTTCACTGTGATCTCTACATGCTCATCCGACTCTCAGGAAACTCTTCAAAAGCCTTACTCTG GATGCCAACAAGAGGAATCTGGAAGGTCACCCTTGTGGGTGATGGTGCTTTTGGGAAACGCTATGCGTGGGATCGGGGAAGCCAGCATCGTCCCTCTGGGAATGTCATTCATAGATGATTATGCACGGCCAGAAAACTCTGCTTTTTACATTG GTTGTCTGAACACACTTGGAGTGATTGGGCCAATTTTCGGTTTCATGCTTGGATCTCTATGTGCTAATCTTTATGTGGATATTGACTCAGTGTTTCAAG CAAGCGTGACCATCACACCGCAGGACTCTCGCTGGGTTGGGGCTTGGTGGTTGGGTTATGTGGTGTCTGGCCTGTTGACTCTCCTTGCTGCTTTTCCTTTGTGGTTCTTTCCAAGAGCTCTACCTGAAAATTCCCAAATTTCTGAGCTAAACCACCCCCCGCAACAGCACAAAACCATCCCCAGCCTTACAGAGATAGTCAAAG GAGCGACATCTGTTCCAGGAGTGGCTCTGGGTATTTTCCTGAGTGGGTTGATGATGAAGAGGTTTAAATGGGATCTGCTGACATCTGCAAGAGTGAACTTGTACGCTGGTGTTGCCATGTTGTTTTTGGCCGTACCTTTCTTCGCTCTCAGCTGCGGAAATCTAGAAGTTGCAGGGGTTACAGTGCCCTATCAAGG ATCTAAAGAAGTTCAAGGTGTAATAAGTGATGTACTCCCTTCTTGCAATGATGACTGTGGGTGTCCAGACATCCATTGGGATCCAGTGTGTGGAGAGAATGGAGTGACCTACATCTCCCCTTGCCATGCGGGCTGTAGTTCCACCCAGGGTGCAGGACGGAATATG ACATTCCATGACTGCAGGTGTATTCAGAGCTGGGGACTGAGCGTTGGCAACTCCTCTGCAGTGCTTGGCCAGTGTTCAAGAGATCCCAAATGCAACAGAATGTTCTACATTTATTTGGGATTGCAGTCTTTGGCCTTCTTTGTGTACAGTCTTGGCACTGTTCCCTATTTCACCTTGTCTTTGAG GATTGTGGACCCTGAGCTGAAGTCAATCTCTGTGGGAATGTTACTGTTCACTGTAAGAGTTTTGG GTGGTATTCCTGCTCCCATTTACTTTGGAAGTCTTATTGACTCTACCTGTCTGAAATGGGGCAGGACTAAATCTTGTGGAAGAGGTGCCTGCAGAATTTATGACATTGAGACATTCAG GTTTCTCTTTCAGGGACTGACCATCGGTCTTCGAGTATTAGCCTATTCCCTCCTCTGGATAGCCACTATAGAGATACAGAGAAAAATGAAGAGTGATAAACAATTGTCCAGAGACACAGAACTCCAAAAGTGTCCATCCAACGATCCAGAACACGAGGAGACTATAAAATAA
- the slco1f3 gene encoding solute carrier organic anion transporter family, member 1F3 (The RefSeq protein has 17 substitutions compared to this genomic sequence), whose amino-acid sequence MGNILVITLVSYVGAKFHRPKIIGAGVLLMGIGTLLMASPHFIMGRYRYGTAATHTNDDGNFTVISTCSSDSQETLQKPFSGCQKEESGRSPLWVMVLLGNTMRGIGEASIVPLGMSFIDDYARPENSAFYIGCLNTLGVIGPIFGFMLGSLCANLYVDIDSVYQASVTITPQDYRWVGAWWLGYVVSGLFTLLAAFPLWFFPRALPENSQISELNHPRQQHKTTPSLTEIVKDFPPSFKHLLTNKIYILYLAHSIVAFNDFAIGASYTPKYLEQQFGQSASKTNFLIGATSVPAVALGIFLSGLMMKRFKWDLLTSARVNLYAGVAMLFLAVPFFALSCGNLEVAGVTVPYQGSTEVQGVISDVLPSCNADCGCPDIHWDPVCGENGVTYISPCHAGCNSTLGAGRNMTFHDCGCIQSWGLSVGNSSAVLGQCSRDPKCNRMFYIYLGLQSLAFFVYSLGTVPYFTLSLRIVDPELKSISVGMLLFTVRVLGGIPAPIYFGSLIDSTCLKWGRTKSCGRGACRIYDIETFRFLFQGLTIGLRVLAYSLLWIATIEIQRKMKNDKQLSRDTELQKSPSNDPEHEETIK is encoded by the exons ATGG GTAATATACTGGTCATTACCCTGGTAAGCTATGTTGGCGCTAAGTTTCACAGGCCCAAGATCATTGGAGCAGGGGTTCTGCTGATGGGTATAGGAACACTGCTAATGGCTTCACCTCATTTCATTATGGGCCG gTACAGGTATGGTACAGCTGCCACCCACACTAATGATGCTGGTAATTTCACTGTGATCTCTACATGCTCATCCGACTCTCAGGAAACTCTTCAAAAGCCTTACTCTG GATGCCAACAAGAGGAATCTGGAAGGTCACCCTTGTGGGTGATGGTGCTTTTGGGAAACGCTATGCGTGGGATCGGGGAAGCCAGCATCGTCCCTCTGGGAATGTCATTCATAGATGATTATGCACGGCCAGAAAACTCTGCTTTTTACATTG GTTGTCTGAACACACTTGGAGTGATTGGGCCAATTTTCGGTTTCATGCTTGGATCTCTATGTGCTAATCTTTATGTGGATATTGACTCAGTGTTTCAAG CAAGCGTGACCATCACACCGCAGGACTCTCGCTGGGTTGGGGCTTGGTGGTTGGGTTATGTGGTGTCTGGCCTGTTGACTCTCCTTGCTGCTTTTCCTTTGTGGTTCTTTCCAAGAGCTCTACCTGAAAATTCCCAAATTTCTGAGCTAAACCACCCCCCGCAACAGCACAAAACCATCCCCAGCCTTACAGAGATAGTCAAAG ATTTTCCACCATCCTTTAAGCATCTACTTACCAACAAGATTTACATTCTGTACCTAGCTCACAGTATTGTGGCATTTAACGACTTTGCCATAGGGGCGTCATACACACCGAAGTATCTGGAACAGCAGTTTGGACAGAGCGCATCCAAAACCAACTTTCTCATAG GAGCGACATCTGTTCCAGGAGTGGCTCTGGGTATTTTCCTGAGTGGGTTGATGATGAAGAGGTTTAAATGGGATCTGCTGACATCTGCAAGAGTGAACTTGTACGCTGGTGTTGCCATGTTGTTTTTGGCCGTACCTTTCTTCGCTCTCAGCTGCGGAAATCTAGAAGTTGCAGGGGTTACAGTGCCCTATCAAGG ATCTAAAGAAGTTCAAGGTGTAATAAGTGATGTACTCCCTTCTTGCAATGATGACTGTGGGTGTCCAGACATCCATTGGGATCCAGTGTGTGGAGAGAATGGAGTGACCTACATCTCCCCTTGCCATGCGGGCTGTAGTTCCACCCAGGGTGCAGGACGGAATATG ACATTCCATGACTGCAGGTGTATTCAGAGCTGGGGACTGAGCGTTGGCAACTCCTCTGCAGTGCTTGGCCAGTGTTCAAGAGATCCCAAATGCAACAGAATGTTCTACATTTATTTGGGATTGCAGTCTTTGGCCTTCTTTGTGTACAGTCTTGGCACTGTTCCCTATTTCACCTTGTCTTTGAG GATTGTGGACCCTGAGCTGAAGTCAATCTCTGTGGGAATGTTACTGTTCACTGTAAGAGTTTTGG GTGGTATTCCTGCTCCCATTTACTTTGGAAGTCTTATTGACTCTACCTGTCTGAAATGGGGCAGGACTAAATCTTGTGGAAGAGGTGCCTGCAGAATTTATGACATTGAGACATTCAG GTTTCTCTTTCAGGGACTGACCATCGGTCTTCGAGTATTAGCCTATTCCCTCCTCTGGATAGCCACTATAGAGATACAGAGAAAAATGAAGAGTGATAAACAATTGTCCAGAGACACAGAACTCCAAAAGTGTCCATCCAACGATCCAGAACACGAGGAGACTATAAAATAA
- the slco1f3 gene encoding solute carrier organic anion transporter family, member 1F3 isoform X3, with amino-acid sequence MEGSPYGMEYSDRNQKTKCCSTSLKIFIGALAFCYFSKSLTGFYTKSTITQIERRFEIPSSTVGIIDGSFEMGNILVITLVSYVGAKFHRPKIIGAGVLLMGIGTLLMASPHFIMGRYRYGTAATHTNDAGNFTVISTCSSDSQETLQKPYSGCQQEESGRSPLWVMVLLGNAMRGIGEASIVPLGMSFIDDYARPENSAFYIGCLNTLGVIGPIFGFMLGSLCANLYVDIDSVFQASVTITPQDSRWVGAWWLGYVVSGLLTLLAAFPLWFFPRALPENSQISELNHPPQQHKTIPSLTEIVKDFPPSFKHLLTNKIYILYLAHSIVAFNDFAIGASYTPKYLEQQFGQSASKTNFLIGATSVPGVALGIFLSGLMMKRFKWDLLTSARVNLYAGVAMLFLAVPFFALSCGNLEVAGVTVPYQGSKEVQGVISDVLPSCNDDCGCPDIHWDPVCGENGVTYISPCHAGCSSTQGAGRNMTFHDCRCIQSWGLSVGNSSAVLGQCSRDPKCNRMFYIYLGLQSLAFFVYSLGTVPYFTLSLRIVDPELKSISVGMLLFTVRVLGGIPAPIYFGSLIDSTCLKWGRTKSCGRGACRIYDIETFRD; translated from the exons ATGGAAGGCAGTCCATATGGGATGGAATATTCAGACAGAAATCAGAAAACCAAATGCTGCTCCACAAGTCTAAAG ATCTTTATTGGCGCTCTCGCCTTCTGTTACTTCTCTAAATCCCTGACGGGGTTTTACACCAAAAGCACCATCACTCAGATTGAGAGGCGGTTTGAGATCCCGAGCTCCACCGTTGGTATCATTGATGGCAGCTTCGAAATGG GTAATATACTGGTCATTACCCTGGTAAGCTATGTTGGCGCTAAGTTTCACAGGCCCAAGATCATTGGAGCAGGGGTTCTGCTGATGGGTATAGGAACACTGCTAATGGCTTCACCTCATTTCATTATGGGCCG gTACAGGTATGGTACAGCTGCCACCCACACTAATGATGCTGGTAATTTCACTGTGATCTCTACATGCTCATCCGACTCTCAGGAAACTCTTCAAAAGCCTTACTCTG GATGCCAACAAGAGGAATCTGGAAGGTCACCCTTGTGGGTGATGGTGCTTTTGGGAAACGCTATGCGTGGGATCGGGGAAGCCAGCATCGTCCCTCTGGGAATGTCATTCATAGATGATTATGCACGGCCAGAAAACTCTGCTTTTTACATTG GTTGTCTGAACACACTTGGAGTGATTGGGCCAATTTTCGGTTTCATGCTTGGATCTCTATGTGCTAATCTTTATGTGGATATTGACTCAGTGTTTCAAG CAAGCGTGACCATCACACCGCAGGACTCTCGCTGGGTTGGGGCTTGGTGGTTGGGTTATGTGGTGTCTGGCCTGTTGACTCTCCTTGCTGCTTTTCCTTTGTGGTTCTTTCCAAGAGCTCTACCTGAAAATTCCCAAATTTCTGAGCTAAACCACCCCCCGCAACAGCACAAAACCATCCCCAGCCTTACAGAGATAGTCAAAG ATTTTCCACCATCCTTTAAGCATCTACTTACCAACAAGATTTACATTCTGTACCTAGCTCACAGTATTGTGGCATTTAACGACTTTGCCATAGGGGCGTCATACACACCGAAGTATCTGGAACAGCAGTTTGGACAGAGCGCATCCAAAACCAACTTTCTCATAG GAGCGACATCTGTTCCAGGAGTGGCTCTGGGTATTTTCCTGAGTGGGTTGATGATGAAGAGGTTTAAATGGGATCTGCTGACATCTGCAAGAGTGAACTTGTACGCTGGTGTTGCCATGTTGTTTTTGGCCGTACCTTTCTTCGCTCTCAGCTGCGGAAATCTAGAAGTTGCAGGGGTTACAGTGCCCTATCAAGG ATCTAAAGAAGTTCAAGGTGTAATAAGTGATGTACTCCCTTCTTGCAATGATGACTGTGGGTGTCCAGACATCCATTGGGATCCAGTGTGTGGAGAGAATGGAGTGACCTACATCTCCCCTTGCCATGCGGGCTGTAGTTCCACCCAGGGTGCAGGACGGAATATG ACATTCCATGACTGCAGGTGTATTCAGAGCTGGGGACTGAGCGTTGGCAACTCCTCTGCAGTGCTTGGCCAGTGTTCAAGAGATCCCAAATGCAACAGAATGTTCTACATTTATTTGGGATTGCAGTCTTTGGCCTTCTTTGTGTACAGTCTTGGCACTGTTCCCTATTTCACCTTGTCTTTGAG GATTGTGGACCCTGAGCTGAAGTCAATCTCTGTGGGAATGTTACTGTTCACTGTAAGAGTTTTGG GTGGTATTCCTGCTCCCATTTACTTTGGAAGTCTTATTGACTCTACCTGTCTGAAATGGGGCAGGACTAAATCTTGTGGAAGAGGTGCCTGCAGAATTTATGACATTGAGACATTCAG GGACTGA
- the slco1f3 gene encoding solute carrier organic anion transporter family, member 1F3 isoform X4, with protein MEGSPYGMEYSDRNQKTKCCSTSLKIFIGALAFCYFSKSLTGFYTKSTITQIERRFEIPSSTVGIIDGSFEMGNILVITLVSYVGAKFHRPKIIGAGVLLMGIGTLLMASPHFIMGRYRYGTAATHTNDAGNFTVISTCSSDSQETLQKPYSGCQQEESGRSPLWVMVLLGNAMRGIGEASIVPLGMSFIDDYARPENSAFYIGCLNTLGVIGPIFGFMLGSLCANLYVDIDSVFQASVTITPQDSRWVGAWWLGYVVSGLLTLLAAFPLWFFPRALPENSQISELNHPPQQHKTIPSLTEIVKGATSVPGVALGIFLSGLMMKRFKWDLLTSARVNLYAGVAMLFLAVPFFALSCGNLEVAGVTVPYQGSKEVQGVISDVLPSCNDDCGCPDIHWDPVCGENGVTYISPCHAGCSSTQGAGRNMTFHDCRCIQSWGLSVGNSSAVLGQCSRDPKCNRMFYIYLGLQSLAFFVYSLGTVPYFTLSLRIVDPELKSISVGMLLFTVRVLGGIPAPIYFGSLIDSTCLKWGRTKSCGRGACRIYDIETFRD; from the exons ATGGAAGGCAGTCCATATGGGATGGAATATTCAGACAGAAATCAGAAAACCAAATGCTGCTCCACAAGTCTAAAG ATCTTTATTGGCGCTCTCGCCTTCTGTTACTTCTCTAAATCCCTGACGGGGTTTTACACCAAAAGCACCATCACTCAGATTGAGAGGCGGTTTGAGATCCCGAGCTCCACCGTTGGTATCATTGATGGCAGCTTCGAAATGG GTAATATACTGGTCATTACCCTGGTAAGCTATGTTGGCGCTAAGTTTCACAGGCCCAAGATCATTGGAGCAGGGGTTCTGCTGATGGGTATAGGAACACTGCTAATGGCTTCACCTCATTTCATTATGGGCCG gTACAGGTATGGTACAGCTGCCACCCACACTAATGATGCTGGTAATTTCACTGTGATCTCTACATGCTCATCCGACTCTCAGGAAACTCTTCAAAAGCCTTACTCTG GATGCCAACAAGAGGAATCTGGAAGGTCACCCTTGTGGGTGATGGTGCTTTTGGGAAACGCTATGCGTGGGATCGGGGAAGCCAGCATCGTCCCTCTGGGAATGTCATTCATAGATGATTATGCACGGCCAGAAAACTCTGCTTTTTACATTG GTTGTCTGAACACACTTGGAGTGATTGGGCCAATTTTCGGTTTCATGCTTGGATCTCTATGTGCTAATCTTTATGTGGATATTGACTCAGTGTTTCAAG CAAGCGTGACCATCACACCGCAGGACTCTCGCTGGGTTGGGGCTTGGTGGTTGGGTTATGTGGTGTCTGGCCTGTTGACTCTCCTTGCTGCTTTTCCTTTGTGGTTCTTTCCAAGAGCTCTACCTGAAAATTCCCAAATTTCTGAGCTAAACCACCCCCCGCAACAGCACAAAACCATCCCCAGCCTTACAGAGATAGTCAAAG GAGCGACATCTGTTCCAGGAGTGGCTCTGGGTATTTTCCTGAGTGGGTTGATGATGAAGAGGTTTAAATGGGATCTGCTGACATCTGCAAGAGTGAACTTGTACGCTGGTGTTGCCATGTTGTTTTTGGCCGTACCTTTCTTCGCTCTCAGCTGCGGAAATCTAGAAGTTGCAGGGGTTACAGTGCCCTATCAAGG ATCTAAAGAAGTTCAAGGTGTAATAAGTGATGTACTCCCTTCTTGCAATGATGACTGTGGGTGTCCAGACATCCATTGGGATCCAGTGTGTGGAGAGAATGGAGTGACCTACATCTCCCCTTGCCATGCGGGCTGTAGTTCCACCCAGGGTGCAGGACGGAATATG ACATTCCATGACTGCAGGTGTATTCAGAGCTGGGGACTGAGCGTTGGCAACTCCTCTGCAGTGCTTGGCCAGTGTTCAAGAGATCCCAAATGCAACAGAATGTTCTACATTTATTTGGGATTGCAGTCTTTGGCCTTCTTTGTGTACAGTCTTGGCACTGTTCCCTATTTCACCTTGTCTTTGAG GATTGTGGACCCTGAGCTGAAGTCAATCTCTGTGGGAATGTTACTGTTCACTGTAAGAGTTTTGG GTGGTATTCCTGCTCCCATTTACTTTGGAAGTCTTATTGACTCTACCTGTCTGAAATGGGGCAGGACTAAATCTTGTGGAAGAGGTGCCTGCAGAATTTATGACATTGAGACATTCAG GGACTGA